A portion of the Stigmatella aurantiaca DW4/3-1 genome contains these proteins:
- a CDS encoding peroxidase family protein: MPAIHGFLPRNGEGTPLGQYVPSGKFGRLFPSLQPLLPPIAALEELGAAMRDSAPGALRGDNENIPAGFTYLGQFIDHDITFDTTPIQEVLVDPLALHNFRTPALDLDCVYGRGPDDQPYLYRLPPDDALFVIGHTSSATPAGDPKVKTSLPFDLPRGEQGLAIIGDPRNDENLIVAQVHLALMRFHNKVVEGLRAGTVAPPPSATQATVFEQARKLVIWHYQWIVLNDFLRRVTDKDVLDGVRTKGRSFYLPLTDAFIPVEFSAAAYRLGHSMVREAYDYNDVFTFRNTPRKVVPASLDLLFRFSGRSGTSVPIPSDWIIDFQRFFQLSPGNGSGPGLSRRLDPFLVPTLADIPNHGVRPGINLAVANLKRGRSLGLPSGQNVARRMRIEPLKPSQIAQGPDGEVAAKHNLHGETPLWYYILKEAEQRGGGKRLGPVGSRILSEVFVGLLEQDASSFLASNPQWTPTLPSARPGDFTMADLLTFAGDLAPINDPNNLLREAASVRDAQPAAAGP; the protein is encoded by the coding sequence ATGCCAGCGATTCATGGCTTTCTGCCACGCAATGGTGAGGGAACGCCCTTGGGGCAGTATGTCCCATCGGGGAAGTTCGGGAGGCTCTTCCCGTCGCTTCAGCCGCTCCTGCCGCCCATCGCGGCGCTGGAGGAGCTGGGGGCCGCGATGCGCGACAGTGCTCCCGGAGCCCTCCGGGGAGACAACGAGAACATTCCCGCGGGCTTCACGTATCTGGGGCAGTTCATCGACCACGACATCACCTTCGACACCACCCCCATCCAAGAGGTGCTGGTAGACCCGCTGGCGCTCCACAATTTCCGCACGCCCGCGCTGGACCTGGACTGCGTCTATGGCCGGGGCCCGGACGACCAACCCTACCTCTACCGGCTCCCTCCCGACGACGCGCTCTTCGTCATCGGGCACACCAGCTCGGCCACGCCCGCGGGGGACCCGAAGGTCAAGACCTCCCTCCCGTTCGATCTCCCGCGGGGCGAGCAGGGACTGGCCATCATCGGAGACCCGCGCAACGACGAGAACCTCATCGTCGCGCAGGTGCACCTGGCCCTCATGCGCTTCCACAACAAGGTGGTCGAGGGGCTGAGGGCTGGCACCGTCGCCCCTCCGCCGTCGGCCACCCAGGCCACCGTGTTCGAGCAGGCCCGCAAGCTCGTCATCTGGCATTACCAATGGATCGTCCTGAACGACTTCCTGCGGCGGGTGACGGACAAGGACGTGCTCGACGGTGTGCGGACGAAGGGCCGCTCGTTCTACCTCCCGCTCACGGATGCGTTCATCCCGGTGGAGTTCTCCGCCGCCGCGTACCGCCTGGGTCACAGCATGGTGCGCGAGGCCTACGACTACAACGATGTCTTCACCTTCCGGAACACCCCGCGCAAGGTGGTGCCGGCCTCCCTCGATCTGCTGTTCCGCTTCTCCGGGCGCTCGGGCACCAGCGTGCCCATCCCCAGTGACTGGATCATCGATTTCCAGCGCTTCTTCCAGCTCTCCCCGGGAAACGGGAGTGGGCCCGGTCTCAGCCGCAGGTTGGATCCGTTCCTCGTGCCCACGCTCGCGGACATCCCAAACCACGGCGTCAGGCCAGGCATCAACCTGGCCGTCGCCAACCTCAAACGCGGGCGCAGCCTGGGCCTGCCCTCGGGGCAGAACGTGGCCCGGCGCATGCGCATCGAACCCCTCAAGCCCAGCCAGATCGCCCAGGGGCCCGATGGCGAGGTCGCGGCGAAGCACAACCTGCATGGGGAGACTCCCCTCTGGTACTACATCCTCAAGGAGGCCGAGCAGCGAGGGGGCGGCAAGCGGCTCGGTCCCGTGGGCAGCCGCATTCTGTCCGAGGTCTTCGTGGGTCTGCTCGAGCAGGATGCGAGCTCGTTCCTCGCCAGCAATCCCCAGTGGACGCCCACCCTGCCCTCGGCCCGGCCCGGCGACTTCACCATGGCGGATCTGCTCACCTTCGCGGGGGACCTGGCACCCATCAACGACCCGAACAACCTGCTGCGCGAAGCGGCCTCGGTCCGTGACGCGCAGCCGGCTGCCGCCGGGCCGTGA
- a CDS encoding DUF3396 domain-containing protein, with protein sequence MTFYMKPPHQELVSGVLGALEAYQRAVGFQSLGLFATEEGDWKALDHAGWNQIQRKLLEKRSPLITLQESSETECRYAFFYFGKDATYADRMNEPGAMSEATFWLPTELLDAQGPERVRSLAQEVASLLPWHSGYCGLSFNGDLDVSSDLHALTQYGMRHPGIDIPSPDGHSWDIGNQLGGPYWMNFLGPSVMASLGGEWGLRTRLQNPATLVQAWEGGKAIVTLGAQPEAGDTTHGETLPAYRELARLLEPWRYRRKWSIPSSAEQELRHWERRFLD encoded by the coding sequence TTGACGTTCTACATGAAGCCTCCCCACCAAGAACTCGTGAGCGGAGTACTGGGTGCCCTGGAGGCTTACCAGCGAGCGGTAGGCTTTCAATCGCTGGGCCTGTTTGCGACCGAGGAAGGAGATTGGAAGGCCCTTGATCATGCTGGCTGGAATCAAATCCAGCGAAAGCTTCTTGAAAAACGCAGCCCGCTCATCACCCTGCAAGAATCATCTGAAACCGAGTGCCGTTATGCCTTCTTCTACTTCGGCAAGGACGCGACGTATGCCGACAGAATGAATGAGCCCGGCGCGATGAGCGAGGCCACGTTCTGGTTGCCCACCGAACTCCTAGACGCTCAAGGACCCGAGCGTGTCCGCAGCTTGGCGCAGGAGGTGGCCTCGCTGCTGCCTTGGCACTCTGGATACTGCGGTCTCTCGTTCAACGGAGACCTCGACGTATCGAGCGATTTGCATGCTCTGACTCAGTACGGAATGCGCCATCCGGGCATCGACATTCCCAGCCCAGACGGGCACTCCTGGGATATCGGAAACCAACTGGGAGGACCCTATTGGATGAACTTCCTTGGTCCTTCCGTCATGGCAAGCCTGGGCGGAGAATGGGGCTTACGAACTCGACTTCAAAACCCCGCCACCCTTGTCCAAGCGTGGGAGGGAGGCAAGGCCATCGTCACGCTAGGAGCACAGCCCGAAGCTGGAGACACCACACACGGCGAGACACTGCCTGCCTATCGGGAACTCGCCCGGTTGCTAGAACCGTGGCGCTATCGTCGGAAGTGGAGCATTCCCTCCTCAGCAGAGCAGGAACTCCGCCACTGGGAACGCCGCTTCCTCGATTGA
- a CDS encoding serine/threonine-protein kinase, giving the protein MTTQGISQALELSSLPPGTQIGSWCVRELRGLGTYGAVYRAERVGAQGSDSFALKLARHPLDPRFEREAELLSRLSHPNVPRLQDRGLWAHPSGPIPFIVMDWVDGSSLYSWGHSRTLTSRQVLRVLAQAAHALAATHAAHGLHRDFKGHNLLVRSGDFHLALIDFGSASFLGAPPLTDEVLPPGTPPYRSPEAVLFQWRFWQQRGVHYTPGPADDVYALGVTAYRLVTGVYPPAQVKLKAAPGEAPLPTPAQVPAEHLVTISPRLAKLIRQMLSKKPSSRGSAAQLARALEQAAESAGPEADQPITLRPRPASVPQAQPPSLSLSSHRQGMGLAAAAGLAASLLLQGAWFLWRQPSHGRGDSPPGLARDGTEADAGTSGLAKDALPSNDSTPNPEAGTTRIGLDVPKKPLPGQAKPPCMKREVELNGGCWGLLRDALPPCEGRNYEWRGACYYPVLAPVRPETSEKP; this is encoded by the coding sequence GTGACGACGCAAGGAATCTCTCAAGCGCTGGAACTGTCCAGCCTTCCGCCCGGCACGCAGATCGGCTCCTGGTGCGTGCGGGAGCTGCGGGGACTGGGCACCTATGGGGCCGTCTACCGCGCCGAGCGGGTCGGCGCGCAGGGCAGCGACTCCTTCGCGCTGAAACTGGCACGCCACCCCTTGGACCCTCGCTTCGAACGGGAGGCAGAGCTGCTCTCTCGGCTGTCTCATCCAAACGTGCCCAGGCTCCAAGACCGGGGCCTGTGGGCCCATCCCTCCGGGCCCATTCCCTTCATCGTCATGGACTGGGTGGACGGCTCCTCCCTCTACTCCTGGGGCCACTCTCGCACCCTCACCTCTCGCCAGGTGCTGCGCGTTCTGGCACAGGCCGCTCACGCTTTGGCGGCCACCCACGCCGCTCACGGCCTTCACCGCGACTTCAAAGGCCACAACCTCCTCGTTCGCTCCGGCGACTTCCATCTGGCTCTCATCGACTTCGGCTCGGCCAGCTTTCTCGGCGCTCCTCCTCTCACCGACGAGGTGCTCCCTCCCGGAACCCCTCCCTACCGCAGCCCAGAGGCCGTGCTGTTCCAGTGGCGCTTCTGGCAGCAACGCGGCGTCCACTACACCCCGGGGCCCGCGGATGACGTGTATGCCTTGGGCGTGACCGCCTACCGCCTCGTCACAGGGGTCTATCCTCCCGCTCAGGTGAAGTTGAAAGCTGCTCCCGGAGAGGCGCCCCTCCCCACTCCTGCCCAGGTCCCCGCCGAGCACCTGGTGACGATTTCTCCTCGGCTGGCCAAGCTCATCCGCCAGATGCTCTCGAAGAAGCCCTCCTCCCGAGGCAGCGCGGCGCAGCTCGCCCGGGCGCTCGAACAGGCCGCGGAGTCCGCGGGCCCTGAGGCGGATCAGCCCATCACCCTCCGGCCTAGGCCAGCCTCCGTCCCACAGGCCCAACCTCCTTCTCTCTCTTTGTCCTCGCACCGCCAGGGAATGGGGTTGGCTGCTGCTGCTGGGCTCGCGGCCTCTTTGCTCCTTCAGGGCGCGTGGTTTCTGTGGCGGCAGCCGAGTCACGGGCGCGGGGACAGCCCTCCTGGGCTGGCGCGTGACGGCACCGAAGCAGACGCGGGGACGTCAGGGCTCGCCAAGGACGCACTCCCCTCCAACGACTCCACGCCAAACCCGGAGGCTGGAACGACACGCATCGGCCTCGACGTGCCGAAGAAACCCCTGCCAGGACAAGCAAAACCTCCCTGCATGAAACGTGAGGTCGAACTCAATGGCGGATGTTGGGGCCTTCTCCGGGACGCCCTGCCTCCGTGTGAAGGACGGAACTACGAGTGGCGGGGTGCTTGCTATTACCCCGTCCTCGCACCGGTCCGTCCAGAAACTTCCGAGAAACCTTAG
- a CDS encoding CapA family protein has product MSSSVLLLWVLSVAPATPPPPASSPVPPTSEEAVQEASRRGAAVMHRLAVELAAEARDSLIQEHAASADAHFSRGVEALKTKDAAVAISELSQCVALRPESVACRWELGWAYSLENRWNEALAEWTEVGKLKPDQPELEDVLAQAWAQVALQERLARPPEPSQRPPPPVDARLRLRAVGDVMLGTTVPEGSLPPEGPASVIGAVKGLLEDADLTFVNLEGPLCDGGKTNKCRSDRNCYAFRSPTEYGQALREAGVDVASTANNHAGDFGEECRRQTEATLDALGIAWSGPPGTVATVERNGLRIGLVAFHSSPTGNHLNNLPTATALVRSVAAEHDLVVVSFHGGAEGGKALHVPHGKEKFMGEDRGDLRTFTRAVVDAGAHLVLGHGPHVARAMEFYKGRLIAYSMGNFATYGRFNLQGPQGLGMVLEVELDREGGFLSGKILPTRQVGEGLAVPDPKGAVLNLVRKLSAEDFPDSGARVDEDGTVTPRGKARASARGAAP; this is encoded by the coding sequence ATGTCCTCGTCCGTCCTCTTGTTGTGGGTGCTCTCCGTGGCGCCCGCCACCCCCCCGCCTCCTGCCTCGTCCCCCGTGCCCCCCACCTCGGAGGAGGCGGTCCAGGAGGCCAGCCGCCGGGGTGCCGCCGTGATGCACCGGCTCGCCGTGGAGCTTGCCGCCGAGGCGCGGGACAGCCTCATTCAAGAACACGCCGCTTCAGCGGATGCGCACTTCTCCCGGGGCGTCGAGGCCTTGAAGACCAAGGACGCGGCGGTGGCCATCAGCGAGCTGTCCCAATGTGTGGCGCTCCGGCCCGAGAGCGTGGCGTGCCGCTGGGAGCTGGGCTGGGCCTACTCGCTGGAGAACCGGTGGAACGAGGCGCTCGCGGAGTGGACGGAGGTGGGCAAGCTCAAGCCGGACCAGCCCGAGTTGGAGGATGTGCTCGCCCAGGCCTGGGCCCAGGTCGCGCTCCAGGAGCGGCTGGCGAGGCCTCCCGAGCCCTCCCAGCGGCCCCCCCCGCCCGTGGATGCCCGGCTGCGCCTGCGCGCCGTGGGGGATGTGATGCTGGGCACGACGGTGCCGGAGGGCTCCCTGCCGCCCGAAGGGCCCGCGAGCGTCATCGGCGCCGTGAAGGGGCTCCTGGAGGATGCGGACCTCACCTTCGTGAACCTCGAGGGCCCGCTGTGTGACGGGGGCAAGACGAACAAGTGCCGCTCGGACCGGAACTGCTACGCGTTCCGTTCGCCCACGGAGTACGGCCAGGCGCTCCGGGAGGCCGGGGTGGATGTGGCCTCCACGGCGAACAACCACGCGGGGGACTTTGGCGAGGAGTGCCGCCGGCAGACGGAGGCGACGCTGGACGCGCTGGGCATTGCCTGGAGTGGGCCGCCGGGGACGGTGGCCACGGTGGAGCGCAATGGCCTGCGCATCGGGCTGGTGGCGTTCCACTCCTCGCCTACGGGCAATCATCTCAACAACTTGCCCACAGCCACGGCGCTGGTGCGGTCGGTGGCGGCCGAACACGACCTGGTCGTGGTCTCCTTCCACGGAGGGGCCGAAGGCGGCAAGGCGCTGCATGTGCCCCACGGCAAGGAGAAGTTCATGGGGGAGGATCGGGGCGACCTGCGCACGTTCACCCGGGCCGTGGTGGACGCGGGGGCGCACCTGGTGCTGGGCCATGGGCCGCACGTGGCGCGGGCGATGGAGTTCTACAAGGGCCGGCTCATTGCGTACTCCATGGGGAACTTCGCCACCTACGGGCGCTTCAACCTCCAGGGCCCGCAGGGGCTGGGCATGGTGCTGGAGGTGGAGCTGGACCGGGAGGGAGGCTTCCTCTCCGGGAAGATTCTTCCCACGCGTCAGGTGGGCGAGGGGTTGGCGGTGCCGGATCCGAAGGGGGCCGTGCTGAACCTGGTGCGCAAGTTGTCCGCGGAGGACTTCCCGGACTCAGGCGCCCGTGTGGACGAGGATGGAACGGTGACGCCGCGAGGAAAGGCACGGGCGTCCGCCCGCGGGGCCGCGCCGTAG
- a CDS encoding LysR family transcriptional regulator — translation MEFRQLQLFVAVAEELHFGRAAARVGMAQPLFSQQIRKLEAGLGVELLARTSRRVALTSAGSRFLDDARELLARRAEVISTVRRAAQGETGTLRVGFGASSAFGILPRIVHRFRSRFPDVKLELDDREKLDVGVALSTGDLDLAIVRAPFRHDGVTVEQLLRERFVLALPARHPRARQKAVALASLASEPFVLFPRHSAPGLHDTITSMCLGAGFSPLIRQEASSWPSVVGMVQAGLGITVAPMSAQALRPTGVVFRELNGASGWAELVVAFRGPHLMPAAAHFRMIAHETVTLARE, via the coding sequence ATGGAATTCCGCCAGCTTCAGCTCTTCGTTGCCGTCGCGGAGGAGCTGCACTTCGGCCGGGCCGCCGCCCGGGTAGGGATGGCCCAGCCGCTGTTCAGCCAGCAGATCCGCAAGCTCGAGGCTGGGCTGGGGGTGGAATTGCTCGCTCGGACGAGTCGCCGCGTGGCCCTGACCTCCGCGGGGAGCCGCTTCCTGGACGATGCCCGGGAGCTGTTGGCGAGGCGCGCGGAGGTGATCTCCACAGTCCGGCGGGCGGCCCAGGGAGAGACCGGGACCCTGAGGGTCGGCTTCGGTGCGTCGTCGGCCTTCGGAATTCTCCCTCGCATCGTGCACCGGTTCCGGTCACGGTTTCCGGACGTCAAGCTCGAACTCGACGATCGCGAGAAGCTGGACGTCGGCGTCGCGCTCAGCACCGGCGACCTGGACCTCGCCATCGTCCGGGCGCCGTTTCGGCATGACGGGGTGACGGTGGAACAGCTGCTCCGGGAACGTTTCGTGCTGGCGCTTCCGGCGCGGCACCCCAGGGCGCGCCAGAAGGCCGTCGCCCTGGCGTCCCTGGCGAGTGAGCCCTTCGTCTTATTTCCCCGGCACTCGGCTCCAGGCCTGCACGACACGATCACGAGCATGTGTCTTGGCGCGGGCTTCTCGCCGCTCATCCGTCAGGAAGCCAGCTCCTGGCCCTCGGTCGTCGGCATGGTGCAAGCGGGGCTCGGGATCACCGTTGCTCCGATGTCGGCCCAGGCACTGCGGCCGACAGGGGTGGTGTTCAGGGAGCTGAACGGCGCCTCCGGATGGGCGGAGCTGGTGGTCGCCTTCCGAGGTCCGCACCTCATGCCTGCGGCGGCGCACTTCCGCATGATCGCGCACGAAACCGTCACGCTTGCCAGGGAGTGA
- a CDS encoding S9 family peptidase, translated as MRRFLFHFGILLTTLAGTPTRALEPGVPTSATPDKQVQARLDLSYRYIRLPELIRDSLIPPQWLREGDRLIFWSAVGPDAGTWMLIHARTGAMKPLLSSAELRTQLSRLMGKPVQLSDPLDFAIAPDQRGIVFQVEDRFFGLGLSDGRVTALAPADLAALALPRDNLLAPNGQAIAVQRDGGFAVLGSDGRTRIERSGEENHGWQIPEKAWSPDNRFLVVWRNDLRGVHKIPIVDYSSALERVTLVPYVKTGTPLGRAEFSVVEPATGRVTRIPPMEEETYDWFAGWRPGSGEALILHLSRDGKRLDLSAVEPVSGKRRQVLREERPESFVAGLDFATEGWARQVTPLPDDTGFLWMSERDGWRHVYLYDFAGKLVRQLTRGAFPIHQVAGVAPKGDALFLLASADSTAPYEHLLYRGSLKGGALKRMSSGSGMHRIAFSPSGGYYVDAWSSRTQARLRDMVSTDGKTRFRLTAADASALDELGYTPPEALTALAADGTTPLHGVLYKPRDFDPAKRYPVIAYVYAGPFITVVPWNFIGTAASLQANGIAQMGFIVMVLDPRGTPGRSKAFQDATYGRVGQTEIPDYVAGLQQVAASRPWMDLERVGIFGHSWGGYFALRGMLMAPEVFKAGYAGAPGALEEEAIINEPYLGLPSVNPEGYQAGSNLALAGNLQGTLKMMHGSSDVNASLSTTMRMADALIRAGKHFEMLIMPGQPHGPRPPADRYYFDDIQLFFVRTLGGPR; from the coding sequence ATGCGGCGCTTCCTCTTCCACTTCGGCATCCTGCTCACCACCCTCGCCGGCACACCCACGCGGGCGCTCGAGCCCGGTGTTCCAACCTCCGCCACGCCGGACAAGCAGGTGCAGGCGCGGCTGGATCTCTCCTATCGGTACATACGGCTCCCGGAGCTCATTCGCGACAGCCTGATCCCGCCGCAATGGCTCCGTGAAGGAGACCGGCTGATCTTCTGGTCGGCGGTGGGGCCGGACGCGGGCACCTGGATGCTGATCCATGCTCGGACGGGAGCCATGAAGCCGCTGCTGTCCAGCGCCGAGCTGCGGACCCAGCTCTCGCGGCTGATGGGGAAGCCGGTCCAGCTGTCAGACCCGTTGGACTTCGCCATCGCTCCGGACCAGCGGGGGATTGTCTTCCAGGTCGAGGACCGTTTCTTCGGCCTGGGCCTGTCGGATGGCCGCGTCACGGCGCTGGCTCCGGCCGACCTGGCCGCCCTGGCATTGCCCCGAGACAATCTCTTGGCTCCCAACGGTCAAGCCATCGCAGTGCAGCGCGACGGCGGCTTCGCGGTGCTGGGGAGCGACGGACGCACGCGGATCGAGCGCAGTGGCGAGGAGAACCACGGCTGGCAGATTCCCGAAAAGGCCTGGTCTCCCGACAACCGCTTCTTGGTGGTCTGGCGCAACGATCTGCGCGGCGTCCACAAGATCCCCATCGTGGACTACTCGAGTGCACTCGAGCGGGTGACCCTGGTCCCCTACGTCAAGACGGGGACGCCCCTGGGGCGGGCGGAGTTCTCCGTGGTCGAACCGGCCACCGGCCGCGTGACACGCATCCCTCCCATGGAAGAAGAGACCTATGACTGGTTCGCTGGCTGGCGCCCCGGCAGCGGCGAGGCGCTGATCCTTCACCTGTCCCGCGACGGCAAACGGCTGGACCTCTCCGCGGTGGAGCCTGTGTCGGGGAAGCGTCGGCAGGTGCTCCGCGAGGAGCGGCCGGAGAGCTTCGTGGCCGGGTTGGACTTCGCCACGGAGGGCTGGGCACGCCAGGTCACACCACTGCCGGACGACACCGGCTTCCTCTGGATGTCCGAGCGCGACGGATGGCGGCACGTCTATCTGTACGATTTCGCGGGCAAGCTCGTGCGCCAACTCACCCGGGGTGCCTTTCCCATCCATCAGGTGGCCGGCGTCGCGCCAAAGGGCGACGCGCTCTTCCTGCTGGCCTCCGCCGACAGCACCGCGCCGTACGAGCACCTGCTCTACCGGGGAAGCCTCAAGGGCGGCGCGCTGAAGCGGATGTCGTCAGGCTCTGGCATGCACAGGATCGCCTTCTCCCCTTCGGGCGGCTACTACGTGGACGCATGGTCCTCGCGGACGCAGGCGCGGCTGCGGGACATGGTCTCCACGGACGGCAAGACACGCTTTCGTCTCACGGCGGCCGATGCGAGCGCCCTCGATGAGTTGGGCTACACGCCTCCGGAGGCGCTCACCGCCCTGGCCGCCGATGGCACCACGCCCCTGCACGGCGTGCTCTACAAGCCGCGCGATTTCGACCCGGCCAAGCGCTACCCGGTCATCGCCTATGTCTATGCGGGACCATTCATCACGGTCGTGCCCTGGAACTTCATCGGCACCGCCGCGTCGCTCCAAGCCAATGGCATCGCGCAGATGGGCTTCATCGTCATGGTGCTCGATCCCCGGGGCACTCCGGGCCGGAGCAAAGCCTTTCAGGACGCGACCTATGGCCGGGTCGGCCAGACCGAGATTCCCGACTACGTCGCGGGCCTTCAGCAGGTCGCCGCCAGCCGTCCGTGGATGGACCTGGAGCGTGTCGGGATCTTCGGCCACTCGTGGGGCGGCTACTTCGCCCTGCGCGGCATGCTGATGGCTCCGGAGGTCTTCAAGGCGGGCTACGCGGGGGCCCCGGGCGCGTTGGAGGAGGAGGCGATCATCAACGAGCCCTACCTCGGCCTCCCAAGCGTGAATCCCGAAGGCTACCAAGCCGGGTCCAACCTGGCCCTGGCCGGGAACCTTCAGGGGACGCTCAAGATGATGCATGGCTCCAGCGACGTGAACGCCTCCCTCTCCACGACGATGCGCATGGCCGACGCACTGATCCGCGCGGGCAAGCACTTCGAGATGCTCATCATGCCGGGACAGCCCCACGGTCCCCGGCCGCCCGCGGACCGCTACTACTTCGACGACATCCAGCTGTTCTTCGTCCGAACTCTCGGCGGCCCACGCTGA
- a CDS encoding transketolase family protein gives METMRERFVSTTQSLLGSDPRLAVVLADISADAFEPARRQYPRRVINVGIREQLMISVAAGLALEGLRPVVHSYTPFLIERPYEQIKLDLCHQDVGAVLVSIGASYDWAAGGRTHQAPGDVALLDALPGWTVHVPGHPEEVETLLRAALPGRDRVYLRLSLQTNAAPHSLVPGRFEVVRRGRRGTVLAVGPMLDGVLSAVAGQDLTVLYAATVRPFDAKTLLATLSEPSIILVEPFLEGTSAHAVTSALTHLPHRLLSVGVGRAELRRYGTAQEHEAAHGLDARGLRERITSFLNA, from the coding sequence ATGGAAACCATGCGTGAGCGTTTTGTCTCCACCACCCAGAGCCTGCTCGGGAGTGATCCACGCCTCGCCGTCGTGCTGGCGGACATCTCCGCCGATGCCTTCGAGCCGGCCCGGCGCCAGTACCCTCGTCGCGTCATCAACGTGGGCATCCGCGAGCAGCTCATGATCAGCGTCGCCGCGGGCCTCGCCCTCGAGGGGCTGCGGCCGGTCGTCCATTCCTACACGCCGTTTCTCATCGAGAGGCCCTACGAGCAGATCAAACTCGACCTGTGCCACCAGGATGTGGGCGCGGTGCTGGTAAGCATCGGGGCGTCCTATGACTGGGCGGCGGGAGGCCGTACCCACCAGGCTCCGGGCGACGTCGCCTTGCTGGACGCACTGCCCGGCTGGACCGTGCATGTGCCTGGTCACCCCGAGGAAGTGGAGACGCTGCTGCGCGCCGCCCTCCCGGGCCGGGACCGGGTGTACCTGCGGTTGTCGCTCCAGACGAACGCGGCCCCCCACTCCCTCGTGCCCGGGCGGTTCGAGGTGGTGCGCCGGGGCCGCCGGGGAACCGTCCTCGCCGTGGGGCCGATGCTCGATGGCGTCCTGAGCGCGGTGGCGGGGCAGGACCTCACCGTGCTGTACGCCGCGACCGTGCGCCCCTTCGACGCCAAGACCCTGCTGGCCACCCTGAGCGAGCCCAGCATCATCCTGGTCGAACCCTTCCTGGAGGGCACCTCGGCGCATGCCGTCACGTCCGCGCTGACGCACCTGCCCCATCGCCTCCTGTCCGTGGGGGTGGGCCGGGCGGAGCTGCGCCGCTACGGGACGGCCCAGGAGCACGAGGCCGCGCATGGCCTGGATGCCCGGGGCTTGCGCGAGCGCATCACCTCGTTCCTCAACGCCTGA
- a CDS encoding thiamine pyrophosphate-dependent enzyme, whose amino-acid sequence MPTPTPSLPYEELGRLLSRMTGAEKHAPSATSTLDVLWVLYDQILRVSPTCLDDPERDRFVLSKGHGPMAYYAVLAAKGFLPLQELARFGAYDALLGHHPDRVLVPGVEVGSGSLGHGLPIAVGMALGLRIQERFRPRVAVLLGDAEMDEGSNHEAIAVAGRMGLDALTAIVIDNQSASHGWPGGLAGRFASEGWHAETVSGRDHAALARALSLPRRGRPQAVIATVEPKG is encoded by the coding sequence ATGCCAACTCCCACACCGTCTCTTCCCTATGAAGAACTGGGCCGGCTGCTGTCGCGGATGACGGGGGCCGAGAAGCATGCCCCCAGCGCGACCTCGACCCTCGATGTGCTCTGGGTGCTGTACGACCAGATTCTGCGGGTGTCCCCCACTTGCCTCGATGACCCCGAGCGGGACCGCTTCGTCCTCTCGAAAGGGCACGGGCCGATGGCGTATTACGCCGTCCTCGCCGCCAAGGGGTTTCTCCCCCTCCAGGAGCTGGCGCGCTTTGGCGCCTATGACGCCCTGCTCGGACACCACCCCGACCGGGTGCTGGTGCCAGGGGTCGAGGTGGGGAGTGGCTCGCTGGGCCACGGACTGCCCATCGCGGTGGGCATGGCGCTCGGCTTGCGCATCCAGGAACGCTTCCGTCCCCGGGTGGCCGTGTTGCTGGGCGACGCGGAGATGGACGAGGGCAGCAACCACGAGGCGATCGCCGTCGCGGGCCGCATGGGTTTGGACGCGCTCACCGCCATCGTCATCGACAACCAGTCGGCCTCCCACGGGTGGCCCGGGGGCCTCGCGGGCCGCTTCGCCTCCGAGGGCTGGCACGCGGAGACGGTGAGCGGCCGGGACCACGCCGCCCTGGCGCGCGCCCTGAGCCTTCCCCGCAGGGGCCGGCCCCAGGCCGTTATCGCCACCGTCGAACCCAAAGGGTGA
- the soxR gene encoding redox-sensitive transcriptional activator SoxR: MSTLPAMITIGELAARSGMATSALRFYEKEGLIRAERTGGNQRRFPRSELRRVSFIRAAQQVGLTLEEIREALASLPGSRTPTQADWEKLSHAWRHRLDDRIAQLERLRDKLTSCIGCGCLSLKKCHLYNPDDQAALGGPGARYLLGDTSTPKT; encoded by the coding sequence ATGAGCACACTGCCCGCGATGATCACCATTGGAGAGCTGGCGGCCCGCAGCGGCATGGCCACCTCCGCGTTGCGGTTCTACGAGAAGGAGGGCCTCATCCGCGCCGAGCGGACAGGCGGCAACCAGCGCCGGTTTCCTCGCAGCGAGCTGCGGCGTGTCTCGTTTATCCGCGCGGCGCAGCAGGTGGGGCTGACCCTGGAGGAGATCCGGGAAGCCCTCGCCTCGCTGCCCGGCTCCCGCACGCCGACACAGGCGGACTGGGAGAAGCTGTCCCACGCCTGGCGCCACCGGCTGGACGATCGGATTGCTCAGTTGGAGCGGCTGCGGGACAAGCTCACCTCGTGCATCGGCTGCGGGTGCCTGTCCCTGAAGAAGTGCCACCTGTACAACCCGGATGATCAGGCCGCGCTGGGCGGCCCCGGGGCGCGCTATCTCCTGGGGGACACGTCCACGCCGAAGACGTGA